TTCACGGATACGAACCTGATGGGGGACCCGTTCCCCGGCTACAAGAAGGTTGTCGAGTTTGACCAGTTTGTTACGTATTCGGGCGAGAACCTCGGCCTGCGTATCTATGATATTGTCGAGACGGATTCCGCGGTGACGTTCAAGGTGGAATGGGAAAATCCGGACCCGATTTCGAGTTCTTCGGAAGAGGTGAGCAGCAGTTCCGCCTTGCCGCCGAGCAGCAGCTATGTATTGCCGCCTAGCAGTAGTTCTGCGGTGCAGTCGAGTAGCAGTACTACGGCCTTACCCGAAATCGCATCTGCTGCGGCCTCGTTGCGTGTCGAGGCGGGCGTCCTCTATGTGGATGTCGGGGCCCCGGGCCAGAAAACTGTCCGCATCTTCGACATGCAGGGGCGCATGGTGCAGAGCAGCGTGTTTACCGGAAATGCGACCTCGATAGGCTTGGGTGGCTTGCCGCATGGCAGCTTCTTTGTCCGGGTTGATACCGGTGCGCGTACCTTGAAGAAGGGTGTTTTTGGAATCAAGTAAATAACCCCAAATTCTCCGAAAAAAAAGGAAAAGCCCATGTAAACTTTTGTACATGGACTTTTTGTCAATATTACTTTGGTTGTGGCCGTGAACTTTCTGCGCGTGGGAATATAGTTTCTTAGTACACACTCAAAGGGAGTTTTGGTATGAGGATGTTTTCCATCGCGAGTGTGTCGCTGGGGCTTGCTATGGCCTCAGCGGCATACGCTTTTACTGTCACCGGAACCGTCAAGGACGAAAGCGGGAAGGCTGTTCAGAACGCTTCCGTTTCGCTTTTGGGCAAGGCTCTTGATACAAAGACCGATGCTACCGGTGCCTTCACAATTCATCAGGACGAGGCTGTCACTCCGGGTGATTCTCTCGGCCAGGGCGAACCGTGCGTTGCTGGCACTCCGGGGTGCGAAGGCGGCTCTGACGCTCTGTTCCAGCAGCGCGCGGCTGTCGGCTACCTCTCCGTGAACGGCGGGGTACTCTCGTTCTCGCAGGGCTCGGGCTCTCCGGTGCACGTGCAGGTTTTCGACATGGTCGGTAACCGCCTGCTAAACGAAACGCTCTATGGTTCCGGCACGGTCGACATGAAGGCCTCCGTGAAGGCGAAGGGCGTGTATTTCGCACGTGTCCGCGTGGGCAATGCCCAGCAGAACTTCCGCTTCACGGCCGACGGTAGCTTCAATGCGACATTCGGCACGAAGACATCGGCGAAGGCCTTGCTCAAGGTGGGCGATAGCGACGACCTTCGCGTTGTTGCCGATGGCTTCGACACGCTGAACGTGAAACTCAATAATCTTGATACGACCCTTGCGCTTACGCTCAAGAAGACCGCTCCTCCGGAGCCGCAGTATGCCTACGGTTGGGGCCTCAAGAACGATCCTGTCCCGACGCGTGGTTGCGGCAAGGATACTAGGCTCGACTACAAGTATCGTGGCGACAAGCCGTATATCGATTTCAAGTGGAGCAAGGGAACGCGCACCGTGCGTATCGATATCCCGAAGAGCTACAACAAGAATAAACCGTACAAGCTTATCTTTGGCATGCAGTGCATGGGCGGCTGGGCCGGCGGCGTGCAGGACGAAGGCTACTATGGCCTGAAACCGTTCGATAAGGATGAATCGGTTATTTTTGTGGCGCCCGAAGGCAACGGAAACCAGGCGCCCTGGGCTCAGGATGATTACCTGTTGTTCGATGAGCTCCTCGCTTATCTCGAAGGCAATTTCTGCATTGACTCTAGCCGCGTGTTCTCTACGGGCTTCAGCTACGGCTCCATGTTCTCTAACGGTCTTTCTTGGAACCATCAGGACGTGCTCCGCGCTGTCGCCGTGTACGAAACTGCCGAACGCAACATCTGGCTCCCGCAGCGCCAGAACAAGGGCATTGGCTGGATGGGCGTGCTTGGCCTCGACGATAACCTCTGCACTCCGGAGATGGGACGCGCCGCCCGCGATATCATCTTGACGCTCAACTCCGAAAATGGAAAGGCGAAGAACGAGCAGGCTCAGGAAGCCCAGCGCAACGCGGCCCACAAGTGCTACGACTACACGACTGTCGAGGAACGCTTCCCTGTCCGCTGGTGCACGCAGTCCGGTGGCCACATCTGGGACCACAAGGATCCGGGCCAGAACAAGTCTTGGGTGCCCGAGACTACCTGGGATTTCTTCAGCAAGTTCTAAACGAAATTCATCCACACTCCAATAACCTCTCCGGCCTTTGCGGCCGGGGAGGTTTCTTGCGTATGCGCGGGGCAAGCGTTGCTTGCCTCATTTTCTATCTTTATATATATGGAATTCAAGCGCTTTGAAGCTTTGATCGAGATGTTCCCGCAGGTGCAGATTTTCAGCACCGAAGGCGAGGACCTGGATAGGGTCATTACTCATTTTTTGAACCAGCAGAAAAATGTCTCCACGATGTCGGAGGCGATGCAGCGCAAGATTCAGCATGCGCTCGCTCCGTTCTTTCAGCAACGGTTTATTAGCCTGCACGACGAAGAAGCCCCGCTGGTACGCCATCTGCTTTTGAAGAAGAAGTTCTTCTTGCAGACGGACCGCTACATCGATGACATGGCTTGGCCGGAGACGGACCCTGCAAAGATAGACGAGGCGCTTGCGATAGCGGAACTTTCGCCGGAAATTCTGGAACGCAAGTTGCTGAGCCTTTCGAATGGTGAACTGCGCCGTGTGCTGCTGGCGCGCATGTGGATGGAAAAGCCCGAGTGGATTTATTTCAATGACTTGTTCGGCGGGCTGGATCCCGAATACCGTAGTCACCTGGCCATGAGCGTGGTGGAACTCTCGAAGCGCCCCGGCGTGAAACTTACCGTGCGCCTTGCCCGCGAAGACGAACTGCTGCCGGAAATACCTGCATTCGTGTATGCGAACAAGACGTTTACGCAGTATGCGGGCGAATTGCCGAGCGCTGCCGCGAAGCCCAAGTTTACGAAGGCGGAACTGAAGGATTACGAAATCGTGGAACTGCACGGTGCGAAGGGAGATCCCCGCCTCCGCGGGGATGACGAGCCTGTTGGCCGCGGGGATGACGATAAAGTTCTCTTCGACCTGAAAAACGTCAACGTGCAGTTCGGCGATACGACGGTACTCAAGAACCTCAACTGGACGGTACGCAAGGGCGAACACTGGGCGGTGATGGGCGAGAACGGTGCCGGCAAGAGTACGCTTCTCGGGATGCTTACTGCGGACCATCCGCAAATCTACAAGAACGATATTACTTTGTTAGGAGAACGCCCCGGGCGCGGGCTCAACATCTGGGACCACAAGGCGAAACTCGGGTTCTTCTCTCCGGAGCTCGCCCTCCAGTACCGCGAGGACCTGAACTTGCAAGAGGTATTGTGCACGGGCTTTACCCCGAACCTCTGCAAGATGGACAACACTACCTGGGAAGAACGCGCGAAGGCGAAGGAGTGGCTGGAGTACTTGGGCTTTAGCGATATTCATGAGCGCTACCGCAATCTCTCGCCGATAGACAAGCGTGTGGTGCTCATGGCACGAGCCGCGATCCGCCCGCCCGAGGTGCTTCTGCTCGATGAGCCTACGCAGGGCCTACAGGGCGAGTACCGCGAAAAGATTTTCAACCTGCTGCAGTTGCTCTCGCACGAGACGACGATAATACTCGTGAGCCACTACGAAGAGGAATGGCCCCCCTGCATGACGCATCTTTTGCGTATGCCTAAATTTTCGACACGGTAAAGATTATGGTGCTGAACGAACAAACTATCATGAATGCCTTGCGAGCGGTGCAGGACCCCGACCTCCACAAGAACATCGTGGAACTCGGCTTTGTCCAAAACCTGAAAATAGAAGGCGACAAGGTGAACTTCGACCTCCGGCTCACGACGCCGGCATGCCCGATCCGCGACAAGTTCAAGGACCAGTGTATAGCCATCGTGAAGAGCCTCGGGGCGAGTGAGGTCGAGGTGACGTTTACCGCTCAGGGCCGAGTAGATGGCGGCAACGCCGCTACGCAGGCACCGAAGACTTCGTATATCGGCGAGGTCTCGCATGTGGTTGCCGTGGCAAGCGGCAAGGGCGGTGTGGGTAAGTCCACGGTGACGGCGAACCTCGCCATGGCCCTGAGTCTTTCCGGTGCCCGCGTCGGCATCCTCGATGCCGACATCTACGGCCCCTCCATGGGTCTCATGTTCGGTATCGATCGCGCTCCCGAGGTTTTCGACGACAATACGATTGCGCCTGTCGAGGCGAAGGGCGGTATCAGCATCGTCAGCATGTGCATGTTCGCCGATAGCGACAAGGCGACCATCTGGCGTGGCCCGATGGTTTCGCAGATGATCCAGCACTTTATCCATCACGTGCGGTGGGGCAAGCTCGACTACCTGCTGGTGGATTTCCCTCCCGGAACGGGCGACATCCAGCTTACGCTCACGCAGAACTGCCCGATGGCAGGTGCCGTGGTGGTGACGACTCCGCAGGAGGTGGCTCTCGCCGACTGCCGCAAGGGGCTTGCGATGTTCGATTCTGTGGGCGTTCCTGTGGTGGGCGTTGTCGAGAACATGAGTTACTTCATTTGCGACCAGTGCGGCAAGCACCACAATATCTTCCGTGAAGGCGGCGGCGAGCGCATTGCCAAGAGCTGGGGCGTGCCGCTCATCGCGAAGGTGCCGCTCGAACCCGCGGTGGCGGGTTGCGGTGACGAAGGTACGCCGGCGGTGCTCCGTTACCCGAACTCCGAGTCGGCGAAGGCCTTTATGCAGGCTGCCGATGCCACGGTGCGCACTTTAGCGATGTTTGAGGCTGAAGGCGACGGCGTGCTCAAGAACTTCAACTTCGAGTTCGAACAACTTCCGGTGGAGGACGCATGATTCAGCCGAAGAAAATATTTAGAACAAAGGACGGACGCCTCGGGTTCGAGTGGAGCGATGGTTCCCGCGGTGCATGCACGATTCGTGCACTCCGGTTGGCTTGCCCCTGTGCTTTGTGTGTCGACGAACATACCGGCGAGAAGTTGCTCGACGATTCTACAATTCCGTGTGATATTCAACTACAGAAGGTGCAATCTATCGGGCGCTATGCTGCAGGGCTTACCTTCAGTGATGGTCACAATTCGGGAATTTACCCTTACGACAAATTGAAAGAATTGACGGAAAAGGCGTAAAAAGCCATATTTGTTTGACCGAAGTTTTCTACTACGTGGATTGACAGGTGTAAAGGTTATGAGTGATTTTAACGAAGCGCTTTATTTTCGCGACCTGAATCGTTATCCGACGCTCTCTCCGCAAGAGGAGATGGCCTTGTTGACGATTATCCGGTCCGACGAGAGCGAGGAAATTCGCAAGTCTGCCCTTCAGCGGCTCATTCGCGGCAATCTTCGCTTTGTGGTCAGCGTTGCTCGTAAATACCAGGGGAGGGGGCTCGCCCTTCTCGACCTCATCAACGAAGGAAACCTTGGCTTGTTCAAGGCTGCCAAGCGCTTTGACATGGACAAGGACGTCAAGTTCATTAGCTACGCCGTGTGGTGGATCCGTCAGTCTATTCAGAAGGCGCTGTTTGAACAGGTCGGTGCGGTTCGCATTCCGCCCAACAAGCTTGCCCTGGTCAACCGCTTCAAGAGAGCACTCATGCTCAACGGCGGTGACTACGACAAGACCATTTCGATGGAAGAATTTGCTCCGTTCGAACGCGATATCGTCGAAGTCATGGAAAAGATTGTCGATATTTCGCTCGATGCGCCTATCGGCGACGATGTCGGTGGCGGCAGTTCGGATTCCGTGAGTACGCTTATGGACGTTCTCGGGTCCGATGGCAACCAGGACGACGACATGGAGAAGGACGAACGCAAGAAGCTCATCCAGGAGACACTTGCTTCGCTTCCGCGTCGCGAAGAAGAAATCTTGCGCATGTTCTACGGACTCGATACCGTGGAAGATACGACTCTTAAGGATATCGGTGAAGACCTGCGCCTCTCCCGCGAGCGCGTCCGCCAGATCAAGAACAAGACCTTGCGCCGTTTGCAGAAGAGCAAGGAACACAAAGAAAAACTCGCGGACTTCCTGGAGCTTTAATGTCCCATTCGTCGGCTTCGGCCCGTAAGGCCGCATATTGGTTTCTGGCGGTGTGCTGCGGAGCCCTACTTGCTTTGGGTGGTTACAAGGCATACGAGGAATTCGGACCGTCCAAGGTCTCGGTCGAGGCCGTGCCGTTCGGGCTGCCTTCCGCGGGCTCTGTCGCCCGTGGCGATACTCCCGATTTGAATGCGGGCGTATCTTCGCTGCCGGTGCAGACGCAGGCCGAACTCCGCCGTGCGGTAGAACTTTCTCATGGTGGTAATTACCAGGCGGCTATCGAGATTTTTGAATCCATCGTGATGATCTACCCGGACATTCTCAAGGTCCAGTGGGAAGAACTTAATACTTTGTTCGAAAAAGACTCCCTTTCGGAACGCGAGGACTACCGCATGAAGCAGTTTGCCGAAATGCTCAAGGCGCGCTATCCGGGTGGAGTTGCCGTGTATATCGAGAGCCGCCTCGCTGCCCGCGCTTCAAACACTACGCTTGCAATCCAGTTGGCTCAGGTTGCTGCCGAAAAGGCGCCTGCACTTTACGATGCGCGCCTTTGGTTTGCCAAGCTCCTGCTGCGCGATGGCAGGCTTGCCCAGGCCGCCGCGGAAAGCCGCACGGCGATAAGCCTTTCTGCCGGCGCCGACCCGCGCGCCTACGAGATCATGGCGAAACTTTATCATGACCAGGGCCAGCTGGACAGTTGCTCTGCCGTGGTGGAATACGCGCTCACGCAGTTCCCGGTGAACATGGAACTGCACCTGCTGCAGGGTTACCTCGCCGAATACCGCGGGCATTTTGACGCGGCGGACAGGATTTACCAGAGGATCCTTGCACTCGACCCGAATTTCAAGAAGGCGTCCGAAGCCGAGGCGACTCTCGGCGAAAAGTCCCCTCCGGGAACGGGAGCCGCGGTGAACCTTACTCCGCGAGACCGCGCGCAGATGGCGGTGGATATCCTTGCCCCGCTCGTGGAACGCTATCCCGAGAACTTGCCGCTTCGCGAGGCCCTCGGGCTTTCGTACCTGAAGGGTCGCGAGTTCGACCGCGCCCGCGCGCAGTTCCAGGAAATCCTGAACCGCGACCCGGAATATCCGGATATCCGCCTGCGCTTGCAGGAGTCGAACGTCACGAAGCCTGCTCCGGTCTCGGCTGCTGACGGGCTTGCGGCGAACCTGAACCGCGCGCTCGATAGCATCAAGGGGACGAATGCTCCCTCGAAGGAACATGACTTCACGACGATGCTCGGACATTACCTTGTCCGCTATGGCGCGACTCCGGGAGAATTCTTCAAGAAGTACGCCATCGGGAACTTCAGGCCAATCAAGACGAACGTGTGGCAGGAAACTTTCTATGAGGGCACGTACAAGCATACCTATACGGTGGTTTTCGATTCGCTCAACCATTTCCGCGAAGTGCACGTGGTCGTTTCCGATTCGTCGGTCAAGTCGAACCACATGGGAATGGCTCCCGAAATCTTTACGCGTCTCTTGAAGCAGAATTCCCGCATCTCGGGTATCGGCAGCAGCACCGGCGAGACGGACTGCGGCGACAGCACCGTGCTCGACGCATCGGTGTGGGAAACGCAGGACAACTTCGAAATCCTTGCACGCGTTGTAGGCAAGCCTTCTGAAATCCGCATGGTGCGCTTTGACAAGACGGCGCTCCCGCCCGGCCTCAAGCTCTGCGACTACATCCCGTACCTGAAGGAATTCTAGACTCGGGCCTTTTTCCCGCGTCCTACTTTTTTGTATCTTTATACCGATGCGTTTATCCCGCTACATGGCGTATGCCCTGCTTGCTTTTGCGGCCTTCCTGTTCGAAGGCTGCACGTGCTGTGCATACCTGAACCACATGTTCAATGCGGAACGCATTTACGACGAGGCTACCGAGATGCGTACCGCGCGTCTCGACAGTGTGCCCGATGCGGAATCTTCTACGCCCTCTACCGAAGAGCGGATGAAATACGACAAGGTCATCGAGAAGGGCTCCCGCGTGCTGGAACGCTTCCCCAAGAACAAGAAGCGTACTGCCGAGGCCGTGTTCCTTATCGGCGAATCGTTCCGCCACAAGGGCGAGTGGGGCAAGGCGATTATCAAGTACGACGAGTTCGAACGCTACTTTGCCGACCACGATTCCATGCGGACTGTTGAGTACCAGCGTGCCTACTGCCTCTACAAGAACCTTGAATATAACATTAGCCGTTTCGCACTCGAGCCGGTCATTGCCGATAAGAATCATCCGTACTACTTCCAGGGACTGAACCTGCTTTCGCTTCTGGACGAACAGTCCGAACATCCGGATCAGGCCATCGAGGCGCTCGAGGCCGTACTTGCCGATACTGCGGGCACTCCGTTCATGAAGGGTAAGGCGCATTTCCGCCTGGCCGGCCTTTACTACAAGAAGGAAAACTGGGACAAGGCTCGCGAGCATTACACTGCGAAAGAGATTGAACTGCTGAATGTGCGTGAGAGGCAGACTTCCGGCGAACAGGCCGCGGAATGCCTTATCAACAAGAAGGAATACTTGAAGGGCGCCGACGAGTACAAGGCTCTCTACAAGAATCCTGAATACGAGAAGAAGCAGGCGGAATATCTGGTGCGCATTGGCGAGGCGACCCTGATGGGAAACCGCTATCCGGACGCGTTCGTGATTTTCCAGAAGGTGAATACGGAATATCCCAAGTCGCAGTTTGCATCGCGCAGTTACTTCAATCTTGGTGACTACGAACAGAACAAGACGCTTGACTACGAGAAGGCGATTGTCTATTACGACAGCAGCTATATCTCGAGATCCATAAGCGAGTGGGCGCAGAAGAGCCGCGAGCGCAGGGATGCTCTGCGCAGGCTGATTTCGATGCGCAAGCAGAACGACAGCGTACAGAAGGATTCGATTCCGAATATGGACCGGTTCTTTGGAACCGAATTCCAGATTGCCGAACTATTCCTGTTCAAGCTTTCCGAAGTGGATAGCGCCATCGCGCGCCTTACCGGCATTATCGAGAATGCTGACGATTCGGCGAAGGTGCTGCGGGCATCGTATGCGCGGGCGTTTATATACGACGAATTCAAGGGCGATCCCGATACGGCCGAGGAACTCTACAAGGAAGTTATAGAGAAGTACCCGAATACCGAGTATGCCAAGCAGGCGCAGGTGAACCTCGGGATGAAGGTTACGGCGAAGACGCCGGACGACGAGGCACGGGACATGTATATGCGTGCCGAGAGCCTGTGGACCACGGCTTCGGAGATGCCTCTCGACCAGATGGAACTTGTGGACAGCGCATATGCGAACGCGTTCTATGTTTTCGATAGCCTGTACCAGCAGTATCCCGAGACGGAATCCGGCATACAGGCGCTCTACATGAAGGCTGTTTACTACCAGATGAATCCGGAAAGGCTTGATAGCGCGACGGCGGCCTACAAGGTGCTCCGCGACAAGCATGGTAGGACCCCGTGGGGCCAGTATGCTGCCACCGTGCTGAACAACAGAAGCATTACCTCGGATGCCGATATCGAGCGCCTGCGCAAGCGCGTGAAGCAGAGCCTGGAACACATCGACAAGCTTTCGGCGCAGTATTACGAGGCGTTGAACAAGAAGCCCGAAGAAAAGCAGACCGAAGTCAAGAGCAAGGAAGACGAAGTCCTCGAGAATACGTACAACAGCATGTACGATTTCGAGTAGTCGGGAGTATCCGGTGGCTTTCTCTTATAGACATTTTCAGGGGTGCATCCGCATCGCGGGTGTCGTCGCCCTGTCTATCCTGCTTTCGGGTTGTGCCGCCGGTAACGCGAAGATTGCTTCGCGCAAGGGTTACGTGCGGTTTCCGGAAAAACAGTATGCCTCGGGCGAGAAGGCGGAAATCGGGCTGAAGATTACCGGCGAGGCGAGTTATTATGGCCCCGGTTTCGACGGGAAGAAGACTGCGAGCGGGGAAATCTTTGACCAGGACGACTTTACCTGTGCACACAAGAGCCTGCCCTTTGGTACCAAGCTCAAGGTGGTGCGTGTCGATAACGGCATGAGTGTCGTCGTGCGCGTGAACGATCGCGGGCCCTATGTGGATGGCCGTATTCTGGACCTGAGCGTCGCTGCAGGTAAGGAGATCGGTCTCGACAAGGCTGGCCATGCCAAGGTTGTCGCAACCGTCATCGAATAAACAAAAAATTGGGGGAAATGCCAGAATGTCATATTTTGACATTCGGTGATTTTATATTTGGTGCTCAGAAAGTCACTTTCTTGTCTGTGTGGCTTTTTTCGAAAAAGAGGTAAAATATGATACGTAATGAACGCTTCCCGTGGGATTCGGGATTCTCCTCGTTCAAGCGCCGTATTGGCGAACAACTACAGCTAGGCGGTTTTACGGACGATATTGTCGATGATTCCGATTTACTTTCGTTCTACCGCATGGGGGAGAGCGAGACCTACGTGCTCAGCGCCCTCGGCTGCGCAGTCGGAATGTAGGATTTATTTCGCCCTGTAGCTTACGAAGCGTACGTTCCCGCAGAAGTCCTTGTGCGCTCCCTCAAATTCGAGCCAGGGGTAGTTGCCGGCTTCGGCCTGCAATACTTCTGCCTGTTCCGACCCGATTTCAAGGAGGATCGGGGCGCCTGCATTAAGCTTGCCTTCGGTCTGCTGGAGCATCTTGCGGACAAGCGAAAGGCCGTCGGGTCCGCCGTAGAGGGCGAGTGCCGGGTCGAACTTGTCCACCTCGGGCTGGAGCTTGCCTTTTTCGCTATCGGGAATGTAGGGGAGGTTTGCGATAAGGCAGTCGATTTTCGCCGCCGTAGCGCCCGCGGCCGTTGTCACGGCATCGCCCGTTACGGCGTCGAGCAGGTCGCCCTGTGCGAACTTCAACGTTTCGGCGAGGCCGTTGGCTTCCGCGTTTTCCTTCGCGAGCGCGAGCGCGTCGCTTGAAATGTCGGTAGCGAGAACGCGGGCTCCTTCGATTTCCTTCGCGCAGGCAATCGCGATGGCGCCTGTCCCGGTACCGACTTCAACGATAAACGGGCTGGCGTTATCTTTCAGGCGTTCCTTCGCCATGTCGATCAGTTCTTCCGTTTCCGGGCGCGGGACCAGCGCACGCGTGTCGCACTTGATGGTGTGCCCGCGGAAACTCGTGTCGCCCACGATATGTTGCAGCGGCTCGCGACTTGCGCGGCGCGCTACCAGCGGGCGGAGCTTGTCAAGTTCCGCTTCGGAAAGCGGCTTGTCGAAATTCAGGTAGAGGTCCATGCGCTTCTTGATGCCGAGCCCGAAGCAGATGATGTATTCCGCGTCGAGTCGCGCGTCGGGCACGCCTTTCTTCTCGAAGAATACTTTTGTCCTGTTCAGGATTTCGAGGACGGTCATCTGCGGCTTTGTGGGCATCTATCTACCTATAAAATGAATGCGGCTAGGCGTTAAACTTCCCGAGTTTTTCCTGGGCGTTCGCCATCTGGAGCCCGTTGATGATCTCGTCGAGGTCGCCGGTGATGACTTTGTCCAGGTTGTACAGCGTAAGGCCGATACGGTGGTCGGTCACGCGGTTCTGCGGGAAGTTGTAAGTGCGGATCTTGGCGCTACGGTCACCGGTACCCACGAGGGCCTTGCGGCTTGCGGCCTCTTCCTGTTCCTTCTTCGCGATGACGGCGTCAAGAATCTTGGAACGCAGCATTTCCATGGCGTGCAAGCGGTTCTGCAGCTGGCTGCGTTCGGTCTGACAGCTCACCACCACGCCCGTCGGGATATGGGTGAGTCGCACGGCGGAGTCCGTCTTGTTGATGTACTGGCCGCCAGCGCCCGAAGAACGGTAGGTGTCCATGTGGATGTCGGCTTCGCGGATTTCCACGTCGACTTCTTCTGCCTCGGGGAGGATGGCGACCGTCGCCGCCGACGTATGCACGCGGCCCTGCGTCTCTGTCTCGGGCACGCGCTGCACGCGGTGCACGCCGCTCTCGAACTTGAGAGTCCCGTACACGCTGTCGCCTTCGATGAACACGCGGATTTCCTTGTAGCCGCCCACGGTGCCTTCGCTTGCATCCTGGATGGTCATCTTCCAGCCCATGCGGCTGCAGTAGCCCTGGTACATGCGGAACAGGTCGCCCGCAAAGAGAGCCGATTCGTCGCCGCCGGTACCGCCGCGGATTTCGAGTGTTGCGTTGCGGTAGTCCCACGGATCCTTCGGCACCATCAGAATCTGCAGTTCGTCGGTCACGCCCGGCAGCTTTTTTTCGATATCCGAAATTTCGGCCTTGGCCATGGCGACCATCTCGGGGTCGGGATCGCCGAGTGCGGCCTTGTATTCGGCGAGGTCGTTTACCATCTGCAGGTATTCCTTCGCCTTCTGCACTGCCTTCTCGATACCCTTGTACTGCTTGTGTATCTTGTTGTAGCGGGCCTGGTCGGCGAGAACATCCGGGTTCCCGAGTTCCGATTCCAGTTCCTCGTACTTTTCAATCAGTTTTTGTGCCTTGTCTTTCATCGCGTGCAAATTTAGAAATTTTCTACTTTTCCTGCCATGCAGTTTACCCCGATAGGCACATTCTACGGCGATGCCGTGTACAAGTACGATGCTCCCCGGCAGGGGCGCCTGTTTGCGGGGCATCCGGGCCGGATTGAACTTGCTCCGGGGAACAACTACGAGATGGCGCTCCGCGACTTGGAAGGTTTCGAGCGCATCTGGGTCATATTCCAGTTTCACGAGAATGAGGGTTGGCGCCCGACGACGCGGCCGCCAGTGCCGCCGAAGGGCAAGGACCGCGTGGGCACTTTCGCTAGCCGGAGCCCCTACCGCCCGAACCCTATCGGGCTCAGCTGCGTGCGGCTCCTAAAAATTGAAGGCCTTACTTTGTATGTAGACGAAGCGGACTTGCTGAGCGGTACTCCGGTGCTCGATATCAAGCCGTATATCCCGATGGCGGACGCCTTCCCTAATGCGAAGGCAGGCTGGGTCGAGGAACAGGAAGGCGATTTGTGGACCGTCGATACGACCGCGGTATTTGCCGCGCAGGGCGGGTGGATTGCGGAACATAGCGAATTTGACCTGGACAGTTTTGCCAGGGTGCAACTTTCTCGCGGGAATTTTTCGAAGGATGTGTTCGACAGCTCGCGCCGGCGCCTGACCATCGACGAGAATGCAAGAACGGGTGTACTGGCCTACCGCACGTTCCGCATCCGTTTCCGTTACGATGAATCGGAACGCAGGGTGATGCTGGAAAGTATCGCGAGCGGCTATACTGCCGACGACTTGAAACCTGGCGCCGAAGACAAGTACGGCGACAAGCAGCTACATCGCGATTTCTTGATGTTTATGTCTCGTGACTGCCGTCGATAATCCACTGGCAG
The sequence above is drawn from the Fibrobacter sp. UWR2 genome and encodes:
- a CDS encoding tetratricopeptide repeat protein; its protein translation is MRLSRYMAYALLAFAAFLFEGCTCCAYLNHMFNAERIYDEATEMRTARLDSVPDAESSTPSTEERMKYDKVIEKGSRVLERFPKNKKRTAEAVFLIGESFRHKGEWGKAIIKYDEFERYFADHDSMRTVEYQRAYCLYKNLEYNISRFALEPVIADKNHPYYFQGLNLLSLLDEQSEHPDQAIEALEAVLADTAGTPFMKGKAHFRLAGLYYKKENWDKAREHYTAKEIELLNVRERQTSGEQAAECLINKKEYLKGADEYKALYKNPEYEKKQAEYLVRIGEATLMGNRYPDAFVIFQKVNTEYPKSQFASRSYFNLGDYEQNKTLDYEKAIVYYDSSYISRSISEWAQKSRERRDALRRLISMRKQNDSVQKDSIPNMDRFFGTEFQIAELFLFKLSEVDSAIARLTGIIENADDSAKVLRASYARAFIYDEFKGDPDTAEELYKEVIEKYPNTEYAKQAQVNLGMKVTAKTPDDEARDMYMRAESLWTTASEMPLDQMELVDSAYANAFYVFDSLYQQYPETESGIQALYMKAVYYQMNPERLDSATAAYKVLRDKHGRTPWGQYAATVLNNRSITSDADIERLRKRVKQSLEHIDKLSAQYYEALNKKPEEKQTEVKSKEDEVLENTYNSMYDFE
- a CDS encoding septal ring lytic transglycosylase RlpA family protein, whose amino-acid sequence is MAFSYRHFQGCIRIAGVVALSILLSGCAAGNAKIASRKGYVRFPEKQYASGEKAEIGLKITGEASYYGPGFDGKKTASGEIFDQDDFTCAHKSLPFGTKLKVVRVDNGMSVVVRVNDRGPYVDGRILDLSVAAGKEIGLDKAGHAKVVATVIE
- the prmC gene encoding peptide chain release factor N(5)-glutamine methyltransferase → MPTKPQMTVLEILNRTKVFFEKKGVPDARLDAEYIICFGLGIKKRMDLYLNFDKPLSEAELDKLRPLVARRASREPLQHIVGDTSFRGHTIKCDTRALVPRPETEELIDMAKERLKDNASPFIVEVGTGTGAIAIACAKEIEGARVLATDISSDALALAKENAEANGLAETLKFAQGDLLDAVTGDAVTTAAGATAAKIDCLIANLPYIPDSEKGKLQPEVDKFDPALALYGGPDGLSLVRKMLQQTEGKLNAGAPILLEIGSEQAEVLQAEAGNYPWLEFEGAHKDFCGNVRFVSYRAK
- the prfA gene encoding peptide chain release factor 1, with translation MKDKAQKLIEKYEELESELGNPDVLADQARYNKIHKQYKGIEKAVQKAKEYLQMVNDLAEYKAALGDPDPEMVAMAKAEISDIEKKLPGVTDELQILMVPKDPWDYRNATLEIRGGTGGDESALFAGDLFRMYQGYCSRMGWKMTIQDASEGTVGGYKEIRVFIEGDSVYGTLKFESGVHRVQRVPETETQGRVHTSAATVAILPEAEEVDVEIREADIHMDTYRSSGAGGQYINKTDSAVRLTHIPTGVVVSCQTERSQLQNRLHAMEMLRSKILDAVIAKKEQEEAASRKALVGTGDRSAKIRTYNFPQNRVTDHRIGLTLYNLDKVITGDLDEIINGLQMANAQEKLGKFNA
- the tsaA gene encoding tRNA (N6-threonylcarbamoyladenosine(37)-N6)-methyltransferase TrmO, which produces MQFTPIGTFYGDAVYKYDAPRQGRLFAGHPGRIELAPGNNYEMALRDLEGFERIWVIFQFHENEGWRPTTRPPVPPKGKDRVGTFASRSPYRPNPIGLSCVRLLKIEGLTLYVDEADLLSGTPVLDIKPYIPMADAFPNAKAGWVEEQEGDLWTVDTTAVFAAQGGWIAEHSEFDLDSFARVQLSRGNFSKDVFDSSRRRLTIDENARTGVLAYRTFRIRFRYDESERRVMLESIASGYTADDLKPGAEDKYGDKQLHRDFLMFMSRDCRR